A region of the Arenibacter antarcticus genome:
TAGCGAACGCCTTCCAGAGCGGCAATCTTTTTTCCGACTTTTCCTTTACCATCGAGACACCATTGGCCTCAGCAATTTTTCTCAAAGTCTTGTTCACCAACACCAACATCATCACCAACAGTCCAAAAATAGCGATCAAACCACCTAGAATAACCTCATTGGAGATCCCAGAACCCGATCCAGCACCTGATTCATTACCATCTGCAGCAGCTGCACCCGCAGCCGGCACAGCAGCAGGAGCGTCGGTATACGCTAATATATTATCAATATCCGCATTGGAAAGTGTTGGAAACGGCGTCATCATCGCCTGATTATACTCATTGTATATCTTCACAGCGTCAGCATCGCCAGATTTAATCAAAGCGGAGCTATTCTTTATCCACTGATACAACCACTCTCTTTCATATTTCTCACCAACCCCTGCCAATGGCGGACCGGTCATATTCCTAGTCAAAGAGTGACATGCAGCACAATTCTGATTAAACAGTTGCTTGCCCTTTGCAGCATCAGCATCGCCCGATGAAGCCGCCGCAGTTTCTTGCGCAAAAAGTGAATTTGAAAGCAGTAGTACAACTACCAGACTGACACCTAAAACCTTAGAAATTAGATTGCGGTATGGAACCTTTTTCATATTAAAAAATATTTCTATCGAAAGTTTGGCACGGTATTTATTCCTATACAATTGGGAATTTCTAACCCTTGCTTAATTTGATGAGCAAAAATACACAATACACTTTATTTGGGAAATGTTAACGCAAGCATAATTACTAATTTATACCAATTCTAAATAATAATAAAATCTTTTGATTGATTCTTAATAAATTAACTTTGCAAAACAATAATTATCTAATATTGAGATTTATGAAAACTACCTCTTTTTTTATCCTTTTGGCCTGTTCCACTATTTTTTGCACTGCCCAACAGGGTAATATCAATGTACAACAAGATAGTAAAATCAGCAAATTGCTGGACATCTATAAAACCGTTAACGAAAACAATGACTACTATCGAATTCAAGTAGGTTTTGGCTCCTTTCAGGAGGCTCAAAAATTAAAAGCAGAGGTAGATCAGGATTTTCCAGATTGGCCAACCCGGATCGATTTTGAATCACCAAGCTACCGGGTAAGGATCGGAAAATTTAAGACACTATTACTAGGGGAAAGAAAACTAATAGAAGTACGTCAAAAATACCCTAGTGCAATGCTCCTAAAACCAGAAAAAACGACCAAATAGGTCGTTTTTTCTTTTATATTTATTATTGTTCAAAATACTCCTGACTATTTCAGTTTCTTCTTCACAGCTACTTCTTGGAATGCTTCTACAATATCCAATTCCTGGATATCATTGTAATTTTTAACCTGCAGACCACAATCGTATCCTTTGGCTACTTCCTTAACGTCATCCTTAAACCTCTTAAGAGAAGACAGTAACCCTGTATGGATAACCACCCCATCTCTTATCAATCTAATATTGGAATTCCTAAAGATCTTACCACTGGTTACCATACAACCTGCAATTGTACCAATTTTAGAAATCTTAAAGGTTTCCCTTATTTCCGCAGTACCCGAAATCTCTTCCTTCATTTCTGGAGAAAGCATTCCTTCCATCGCATCTTTCAGGTCGTTAATTGCATCATAAATGATGGAATACATCCTAATATCGATTTCTTCCTTATCAGCCAACATTCTGGCGTTACCCATTGGCCTAACGTTAAACCCTATAATTACAGCGTCCGAGGCAGAAGCCAATAGAACATCTGATTCTGTGATAGGACCAACTGCTTTATAAATGATATTTACTTGAATTTCAGCAGTAGAAAGTTTCTGGAACGAATCCGTAAGTGCTTCAACTGAACCATCCACATCCCCTTTAAGGATAATGTTCAATTCTTTAAATTCACCTAGTGCAATTCGTCTTCCAATCTCATCCAAAGTAATATGGCGCTGAGTCCTAACTGACTGCTCTCTTAATAACTGAGAACGTTTGGTAGCAATTAATCTCGCCTCCCGCTCATCTTCAAGAACATTAAACTTATCACCAGCTTGTGGAGCTCCATCCAATCCTAGGATAGAGATCGGCCTTGACGGACCTACTTCTTTCAATAAATTACCACGTTCATCCTGCATGGCCTTAATTTTACCACTACAGGTACCGGCAAGTACATAATCCCCTATTTTCAAGGTACCAGCCTGAACCAAAACAGTAGACACATATCCCCTACCCTTATCTAGGAAGGCTTCAACTACTGTACCAGAGGCCATTTTATTTGGGTTGGCAGTAAGCTCTAAAAGCTCTGCTTCCAACAACACCTTTTCCAACAACTCCTTTATTCCAAGACCTGTCTTGGCAGAAATATCTTGGGACTGAATCTTACCCCCCCAATCTTCCACCAACAAATTCATCTGAGCAAGGCCATCTTTGATCTTCTCAGGATTAGCGGTTGGTTTATCTACTTTATTTATTGCAAACACTATAGGAACCCCTGCCGCTTGGGCGTGGCTAATAGCCTCTTTGGTTTGCGGCATTATATCATCATCAGCTGCAACCACAATAATTGCGATATCCGTTACTTGGGCACCACGTGCACGCATCGCCGTAAAGGCTTCGTGACCAGGTGTATCCAAAAACGCCATTCTTTGACCATTTTCCAAGGTAACCCCGTATGCGCCGATGTGTTGGGTAATACCTCCACTTTCACCGCCAATAACATTCTCTTTTCTTATGTAATCTAATAAGGATGTTTTCCCGTGATCCACGTGCCCCATTACCGTAACAATTGGTGCTCTTGACACCAAATCTTCTGGTGCATCGGCCACTTCCACTATACTATCCTCTAGATCAGCAGTTACAAATTCTACTTCAAATCCAAACTCATCGGCAACAATAGATAAGGTTTCCGCATCCAATCGTTGGTTCATGGTAACCATGATTCCCAAGGACATACATGCCGAAATAATTTTTGTAGTAGGAACATCCATCATTGTAGCCATCTCACTAGCAGTCACAAACTCTGTAACCTTTAGTGTTTTGCTTTCCAATTCTTGCTGCTCAATATCCTTCTCCGTTTGCTGACGGTGCTGATCTCGTTTATCTCTTCTATACTTGGCGCCTTTTCCTTTTTTGGATTTACCTTGTAATTTTTCCAAGGTTTCGCGCACTTGTTTTTGCACATCCTCCTCGGTAGGTTCTACCTTGGCGGTGGATGCAAATCGCTGTCCCGGGGCTCTTCTAACCACCGGACCTCTAGGTGGTCTAGCAGCAGGCGGACGATTTGTCTCTGTCCCAGGTTTCGCGATTATTCTCTTTCTTCTTTTTTTCTTGTCCGCGGCATCTGCAGCCTTAGCCACTTCTTTCTTCTTCTTGGGCTTTTGGAATTGACTGAGGTCAATTTTATCCCCCATTATCTTGGGGCCCGTAAGCTTTTGATATTTAGTTTGGATCACCTCATTTTCAGGTGCCGATTCAGTCTCCACAGCCTTCTCTTCTTCTTTTTTAGGTACTTCCGCCACTTTGGGTTGCTCCACTTTTACCGTAGGAACTTCCTTCTCTGCAGGTTTAGCCTCTGGTTTAATCACCTCTTCAGAAGCCTTAACCTCTTTGGAAGCTACAGCTTTTTTCGGAGCCTCAACTTCTTTCGGAGCTTCAACCTCCTTAGGAGATTCAACCTTTGGGGCCACAATAGCTTTTTCCACTATTTTATCCACAGGCTTTTCAGCGACCACTTCTGGAGCTTTCTCAATTTCTTTCTCAACAACTTTTTCAGTTGCCTTTTCCACCGGTTTTTCTGGGGTCACCTCTTCCGTTTTCTTCGGTATTGGGGCTGCCGTCTTTCTTCCTGCATCCAAGTCGATCTTTCCTATAGTCTTTGGTCCGGGAAGTTCTACTTTCGCCTTGATGACAGTCTCTCTCTCCGTCCTTTTCTCCCTAGCTAGTCTTTTCTCTTCCTGCTCTTGCTCCAACTGTAGTCGCAAGGCCTCCTTTTCTTTCCGCTTCTCCTCACCAACTTCTTTGGACGCAACTTTCTTGCTCATGTCCGTCTGGAACTCATCCAATAGAACTTGATACACATCGTTCGATATTTTGGTAGTAGGCCTAGCATCAATATCATGCCCCTTGGACCCGAGATAGTCTACCGCTCGATCCAATGAAATATTAAGTTCTCTTAGGACTTTATTAAGCCTTATCGTTGCATTATCCGCCATAAATAATTGATTCCTATTCTTGTAATTTATTGCTAATATATAGTTTAATCTTCTAATTCTTCTTTTAGAATACGAACAACTTCCAAAATTGTCTCCTCTTCTAAATCGGTTCTTTTAACCAAATCAGCCACATCTTGTTCCAATACGCTTCTTGCTGTATCCATTCCGATTTTCTTAAACTCGGCTATAATCCAAGCTTCTATTTCGTCGGAAAATTCAGTAAGCTCCACATCTTCTTCTACTCCCTCACGGAATACATCAATCTCATATCCCGTCAATTGCCCTGCCAACCTAATGTTATGACCTCCTCTTCCAATAGCTTTTGAAACTTCTTCCGGCCTAAGAAACACTTGGGCCGTCATTTTTTCATCGTTCAATTTTACCGAGGAAACTCTAGCCGGACTCAATGCCCTGGTCACTAAAAGTTGCGGGTTGCTGGTCCAGTTGATAACATCAATGTTTTCATTCCCAAGCTCACGTACAATGCCATGGATCCTAGACCCTTTCATTCCCACACAAGCTCCTACCGGATCAATACGATCATCATAAGAATCTACGGCTACTTTTGCCTTTTCACCTGGAATCCTTACTGCCTTTTTAATCGTAATCAAACCGTCGAATACTTCGGGGATCTCTTGAAAAAACAATTGCTCCAAAAACTTTGGAGAACTTCTGGACATAATAATAGTTGGCTTGTTACCTTTAAGCTCCACGCTTTCTATTATACCCCTTACGTTATCACCCTTCCTAAAGAAATCTGATGGGATCTGCTTGTCTTTCGGCAAGATAATCTCATTTCCCTCATCATCCAAAAGAATAATGGCCTTATGTCTAATATGATGCACCTCAGCGGTGTAAATCTCACCTTCAAGCTCCTTAAATTGCTTGTAGATCGTTGTATTATCATGCTCATGGATCTTAGAAATAAGGTTTTGCCTTAATGCCAAAATTGCCCTTCTTCCCAAATCTATTAATTTCACTTCCTCAGAAACGTCTTCACCTACCTCAAAATCGGGCTCTATTTTTCGGGCTTCAGAAAGGGATATTTCTTCATTAGGATCTTCAACTTCATCATCTACAACAACGATCCTATTCCTCCATATCTCTAAATCCCCCTTATCTGGATTGATAA
Encoded here:
- a CDS encoding SPOR domain-containing protein codes for the protein MKTTSFFILLACSTIFCTAQQGNINVQQDSKISKLLDIYKTVNENNDYYRIQVGFGSFQEAQKLKAEVDQDFPDWPTRIDFESPSYRVRIGKFKTLLLGERKLIEVRQKYPSAMLLKPEKTTK
- the infB gene encoding translation initiation factor IF-2, producing the protein MADNATIRLNKVLRELNISLDRAVDYLGSKGHDIDARPTTKISNDVYQVLLDEFQTDMSKKVASKEVGEEKRKEKEALRLQLEQEQEEKRLAREKRTERETVIKAKVELPGPKTIGKIDLDAGRKTAAPIPKKTEEVTPEKPVEKATEKVVEKEIEKAPEVVAEKPVDKIVEKAIVAPKVESPKEVEAPKEVEAPKKAVASKEVKASEEVIKPEAKPAEKEVPTVKVEQPKVAEVPKKEEEKAVETESAPENEVIQTKYQKLTGPKIMGDKIDLSQFQKPKKKKEVAKAADAADKKKRRKRIIAKPGTETNRPPAARPPRGPVVRRAPGQRFASTAKVEPTEEDVQKQVRETLEKLQGKSKKGKGAKYRRDKRDQHRQQTEKDIEQQELESKTLKVTEFVTASEMATMMDVPTTKIISACMSLGIMVTMNQRLDAETLSIVADEFGFEVEFVTADLEDSIVEVADAPEDLVSRAPIVTVMGHVDHGKTSLLDYIRKENVIGGESGGITQHIGAYGVTLENGQRMAFLDTPGHEAFTAMRARGAQVTDIAIIVVAADDDIMPQTKEAISHAQAAGVPIVFAINKVDKPTANPEKIKDGLAQMNLLVEDWGGKIQSQDISAKTGLGIKELLEKVLLEAELLELTANPNKMASGTVVEAFLDKGRGYVSTVLVQAGTLKIGDYVLAGTCSGKIKAMQDERGNLLKEVGPSRPISILGLDGAPQAGDKFNVLEDEREARLIATKRSQLLREQSVRTQRHITLDEIGRRIALGEFKELNIILKGDVDGSVEALTDSFQKLSTAEIQVNIIYKAVGPITESDVLLASASDAVIIGFNVRPMGNARMLADKEEIDIRMYSIIYDAINDLKDAMEGMLSPEMKEEISGTAEIRETFKISKIGTIAGCMVTSGKIFRNSNIRLIRDGVVIHTGLLSSLKRFKDDVKEVAKGYDCGLQVKNYNDIQELDIVEAFQEVAVKKKLK
- the nusA gene encoding transcription termination factor NusA translates to MENIALIESFSEFKDDKFIDRVTLMAILEDVFRNALKKKFGSDDNFDIIINPDKGDLEIWRNRIVVVDDEVEDPNEEISLSEARKIEPDFEVGEDVSEEVKLIDLGRRAILALRQNLISKIHEHDNTTIYKQFKELEGEIYTAEVHHIRHKAIILLDDEGNEIILPKDKQIPSDFFRKGDNVRGIIESVELKGNKPTIIMSRSSPKFLEQLFFQEIPEVFDGLITIKKAVRIPGEKAKVAVDSYDDRIDPVGACVGMKGSRIHGIVRELGNENIDVINWTSNPQLLVTRALSPARVSSVKLNDEKMTAQVFLRPEEVSKAIGRGGHNIRLAGQLTGYEIDVFREGVEEDVELTEFSDEIEAWIIAEFKKIGMDTARSVLEQDVADLVKRTDLEEETILEVVRILKEELED